Proteins from a single region of Pseudopedobacter saltans DSM 12145:
- a CDS encoding phytoene desaturase family protein, protein MTNRQYDAVVVGSGPNGLSSAITLQKEGLSVLLIEGKDTIGGGMRTQELTLPGFKHDVCSAIHPMAMGSPFFATLPLQEYGLEFIQAPLAAAHPFDDGTTAFLSKSIEETATSLGVDKAIYLKLIQPLVTHWEEIAKDTMGPLSVPSHPLLLAKFGLNAIRSADTIAKKFQTQKAKGLWGGMSAHAIQPLDNWASAAIGLMLSAVGHKYGWPIPKGGSQSIANALGAYFTALGGEIQTGQMIEHLGELPPHKIVLFDLTPRQLLKIAGEELSPIYKWQLEKYRHGMGVFKVDWALDGSVPFKSEICSKAATVHLGNTYAEIAHSERTASEGRHSQKPFVLLAQQSMFDATRAPEGKHTVWGYCHVPNGSTVDMTDAIENQVERFAPGFKDRVLARNVMNTAQMEAYNPNYIGGDINGGIIDISQLYTRPALRVSPYKTSHQKIYICSSSTPPGGGVHGMCGYHAAKTALSDHFGIKISL, encoded by the coding sequence ATGACAAACAGACAATATGATGCAGTGGTGGTGGGCTCTGGCCCAAATGGACTTTCGTCAGCGATAACCTTGCAAAAGGAAGGACTTTCGGTACTTTTAATAGAAGGGAAAGACACCATTGGAGGCGGTATGCGGACACAAGAGCTTACATTGCCGGGATTTAAGCATGATGTATGTTCTGCAATTCATCCTATGGCTATGGGTTCGCCGTTTTTTGCTACTTTGCCTTTGCAAGAATATGGTTTGGAGTTTATACAGGCACCTTTAGCTGCGGCACATCCTTTTGATGACGGGACGACTGCTTTTTTATCGAAATCTATAGAAGAAACGGCAACGTCTTTAGGTGTAGATAAAGCAATATATCTCAAGCTTATTCAGCCATTGGTGACACATTGGGAAGAAATAGCGAAGGACACTATGGGGCCGTTAAGTGTGCCATCTCATCCATTGTTATTAGCAAAGTTTGGATTAAATGCAATCAGATCTGCCGATACTATTGCAAAGAAATTTCAGACCCAGAAGGCGAAAGGATTATGGGGAGGAATGTCTGCCCACGCTATTCAGCCTTTAGATAATTGGGCATCTGCCGCTATTGGATTGATGTTGTCTGCCGTAGGCCATAAATATGGATGGCCAATTCCAAAAGGAGGTTCACAGTCTATAGCGAATGCATTGGGAGCCTATTTTACCGCTTTGGGAGGGGAGATTCAAACAGGGCAGATGATTGAACATTTAGGCGAGCTCCCTCCGCATAAAATCGTATTATTTGACCTTACACCTAGACAATTGCTTAAAATTGCAGGCGAAGAACTTTCGCCAATATATAAATGGCAGCTGGAAAAGTACCGTCATGGAATGGGCGTGTTTAAGGTGGATTGGGCATTGGATGGATCAGTTCCGTTCAAATCAGAAATTTGTAGCAAAGCTGCAACGGTGCATTTGGGAAACACCTATGCAGAAATAGCACATTCGGAAAGAACGGCTTCAGAAGGTCGCCATTCGCAAAAACCTTTTGTGCTACTTGCGCAGCAAAGCATGTTTGATGCTACCAGGGCTCCGGAAGGAAAACATACGGTTTGGGGATATTGCCATGTTCCAAACGGTTCTACGGTAGATATGACCGATGCTATCGAAAATCAGGTAGAACGTTTTGCACCGGGGTTCAAAGATCGTGTTCTTGCCAGGAATGTGATGAATACTGCGCAGATGGAAGCGTATAATCCGAATTATATAGGTGGGGATATTAACGGAGGAATTATTGATATTTCGCAATTATATACCCGGCCTGCCTTAAGGGTTTCACCATACAAAACATCTCATCAAAAGATTTATATCTGTTCTTCTTCCACGCCTCCGGGAGGTGGTGTACACGGAATGTGCGGTTACCATGCAGCTAAAACAGCTTTGTCTGATCATTTCGGAATCAAAATCAGTTTATAA
- a CDS encoding cyanophycinase, producing MIKSILYITLLVTVLKGFSQTPIKVNTNSETQHGPEKGSLIIIGGNVGETPAIWNKFIELAGGKEKANIVVLTAAAGDSLALSPKHADEIKRITGVKKISILHTTNLSEANSEKFIKPLKQATGVYFIGGRQWKIADSYLNTLTHQAFFDVLNRGGVIAGSSAGASIQGSFLWRGDTAGSEILVGDHTQGLGFLKNSVIDQHLLKRNRQFDLIEAIKNAPKLIGVGLDEATAVVVQKDTLEVVGKSYVAIYDYNNIIGNGEGHVVNGKEDYTASSGPFFFLSEGQKYDLKHRTVIKTKK from the coding sequence ATGATAAAGAGCATACTATATATCACGTTATTAGTAACGGTATTAAAAGGGTTTTCACAAACCCCAATAAAAGTCAATACCAATTCTGAAACTCAACACGGACCGGAAAAAGGCTCGCTCATTATTATTGGCGGCAATGTTGGCGAAACCCCTGCTATATGGAACAAATTTATAGAGCTGGCAGGAGGGAAGGAAAAAGCCAATATTGTAGTTTTAACAGCTGCAGCAGGAGATTCGTTGGCACTTAGTCCTAAACATGCCGATGAAATTAAAAGAATCACAGGGGTTAAAAAGATTAGCATTTTACATACCACTAACTTGAGCGAAGCCAATAGTGAAAAATTTATCAAGCCTTTAAAACAAGCAACGGGTGTATATTTTATTGGCGGTAGGCAATGGAAAATAGCCGACTCTTATTTGAATACATTAACGCATCAGGCATTTTTTGATGTATTAAACAGAGGTGGTGTTATAGCTGGAAGTTCTGCCGGAGCAAGTATTCAGGGGTCTTTCTTATGGAGAGGAGATACGGCAGGTTCCGAGATATTGGTAGGAGACCACACGCAAGGTTTGGGATTTCTTAAAAACTCAGTTATAGATCAGCATCTTTTAAAGAGAAACAGGCAGTTTGATCTGATAGAAGCAATTAAAAACGCTCCAAAACTAATAGGTGTAGGTCTGGATGAAGCTACAGCTGTCGTAGTGCAGAAAGATACGTTAGAGGTTGTAGGGAAATCTTATGTAGCTATTTATGATTACAACAACATTATAGGTAATGGCGAAGGACACGTAGTAAATGGCAAAGAAGATTATACTGCCTCTTCGGGGCCTTTCTTCTTCCTCAGCGAAGGTCAGAAATACGATCTTAAGCATAGAACAGTAATCAAAACCAAAAAATAG
- a CDS encoding cyanophycinase — protein MRRNILTLLLGVMVQVALAQTPIKINEQSITRHGPEKGSLIIIGGGGSTPAIWKRFLELAGGKERANIVVITAAVGDSAAYNTRTAERIKKELGISKVSILHTNNLAEANSEKFIEPLKNATGVFFDGGRQWRIADSYLNTLTHQAFWDVLNRGGVIIGSSAGASIQGSFLWRGDTKGPHILIGDHTQGLGFLKNSAIDQHLLKRNRQFDLVDFIEKSPDLIGIGLDEATSIVVQRDTLEVVGKSYAVIYDYNTIVNSDNKEAPNKSSSPFIFLSEGQKYDLKNRSLIHEGKKRSNPTLSNK, from the coding sequence ATGAGACGGAATATTTTAACACTATTGTTGGGTGTAATGGTACAAGTTGCGTTGGCCCAAACTCCAATTAAAATTAACGAGCAGTCCATTACCAGACACGGACCAGAAAAAGGCTCGCTTATTATTATTGGAGGTGGCGGAAGCACACCTGCAATATGGAAGCGATTTCTAGAACTTGCCGGTGGTAAAGAGAGAGCGAACATTGTGGTAATTACCGCGGCCGTAGGAGATTCTGCCGCTTATAATACTAGAACGGCAGAACGTATAAAGAAGGAGTTGGGAATAAGTAAAGTTTCTATTCTGCATACCAATAATTTGGCGGAAGCCAATAGCGAGAAATTTATTGAACCATTGAAAAATGCAACAGGTGTCTTCTTTGATGGTGGAAGACAATGGAGAATAGCAGACTCTTATCTGAATACACTTACACACCAGGCTTTCTGGGACGTACTGAATCGTGGTGGAGTGATTATAGGAAGTTCTGCCGGAGCAAGCATTCAAGGTTCTTTTCTATGGAGAGGAGATACAAAAGGGCCTCATATTTTAATAGGCGACCATACACAAGGATTGGGCTTTCTTAAAAATTCTGCAATAGATCAACATTTACTAAAACGCAACAGACAATTTGACCTTGTTGATTTTATCGAGAAATCGCCCGATTTAATTGGTATAGGTTTAGACGAAGCTACCTCGATAGTTGTACAACGAGATACATTGGAAGTTGTAGGTAAATCATATGCCGTAATTTACGACTATAATACAATAGTAAACAGCGATAATAAAGAAGCTCCTAATAAGTCTTCATCCCCGTTTATCTTTTTAAGCGAAGGTCAGAAATATGATCTTAAAAATAGATCGCTTATTCACGAAGGAAAAAAAAGGTCAAATCCCACTTTATCAAATAAATAA